A stretch of DNA from Dokdonia sp. PRO95:
TCCTCCCCAGATACCGTTTACGTCTAGGGTAGGGCGTATAGAGTTGCGCTCGTTTGTAGTGTAACCTTTTTCTCCGTAAACAGCGTCTATGTCTAGCGCTTTTTTATACTCATCTAGTGAGAAGGGTGCTTCACCCATTTTATCGCGCTCTGCCTGTGTGAGTTCTTCTACCTTGTCATAAAACCCTTTTACAGTGATGTGATTATTATCATCGTGTAGTGAAGCGATCATTTTTGATAAGACATTAATAGGGTTTGCAACGGCACCACCATAAAGACCAGAGTGAAGGTCGCGGTTAGGTCCTGTAACTTCAACTTCTACATAGCTCAAGCCACGTAGACCTGTTGTAATAGAAGGAATATCATTTGCAATCATCCCCGTGTCTGAAATAAGGATGACGTCATTTTCTAACTTTTCTTGGTTACGCTCTACATACCAAGCAAGGTTTGCGCTTCCTACTTCTTCTTCACCCTCTATCATAAACTTTACGTTGCAAGGTAGCTTGTCATTTGCAACCATATACTCAAGCGCTTTTACGTGCATATACATTTGCCCCTTGTCGTCACAAGCACCACGAGCAAAGATGGCACCCTCTGGATGCTTGTCTGTTTTTTTTATTACAGGTTCAAACGGTGGTGAGTCCCATAGATCAATAGGATCTGGTGGTTGTACGTCATAGTGACCATACACAAGTACTGTAGGTAAGTTTTTATCTATAATCTTATCTGCATACACAATTGGGTAGCCTGGTGTATCACAAATTTCTACGGTATCGCAACCAGCATCTCGCAGACTTTGTGCTACAGTTTCTGCTGTTTTTACAGTAGATGTTGCATAAGCTGGGTCTGCGCTTACACTTGGTAATTTTAATAATTCAATTAGTTCGTTTAAGAATCGATCTTTATGTTGGGCTATATATTCCTTAGAATTTTTCATCAAATAGTAATTTATTCAAAAGTACAAATTAGGGTAGTTCTTTGATAGCGTGGAATATTTTAGATCATAACATTTTTAGATATATCATCTATTTTGTTTAAAATATTACTAGTAACAAATCAATAAAAAAATGCATTTATAATTGAAATATTAAAATATTATGTATTTCATCGATTAAATAGTTAATTTGAACGGTATTTGTATTGTTAAATTTTAATTTTGAAAAAAAATTTATCATGAGATATATAATTACTTTTCTGTCTTTTGTGACTTGTTTTTTAACATTGAATATGACAGCGCAAGTTGGGATTAATACCACTAGTCCGGATCCATCATCTGTACTTGACATACAATCTGAAGTAGGAGGTTTGTTAACCCCGAGAATGACGACAACCCAAAGATTAGCCATTTCAAGTCCTGCGCAGGGGTTACTAGTTTACGATACTGCACTAGATGCCTTTTATTACTTTGGAGCAGGATGGGAGGAAGTTAGCATTAATAATACTAGAGATAATTATAAACTAGTTAAGGATATTTCTGATCTAGCAGAAGAGCTTGCTGCTGGTGGTGGATCTACTTATTTATTGAGTTCAAATTTTCTATATGAAATCAACGGATCTATCGTTTTTAATGCTCCTATAAATATGAATGGTGCCTATATTGAAGGCGTAAATTCTTCTCAAGATATATTAGTTAATGCTTCTGGAGTAGCGCTCTTTCAAGGATCGCCAGGTAGAATGAGAAATCTCACAATATCCGGTGGGTCGGCTCCTGTTTTTGATATTACAGGAACAGGGTCAGATTTATTAGTTGTTAATAGTACTATATTTACTGGAGCTAGTACTATGGGAACATTACATTCCCTAGGAACGGCTTTTTTCAGTATTACACAATACGTGAGTGTGAATGATGGTTTTAAGTTTTCTGATATTGGCTCCTTTTTTATGAATAATGTTTTTTGGACTACTTCGAATTCAGGAACGTTTGCAACAGTGTCTGGAACGTTCAATAATTTTCAAATTGCTAGTGGTAGGATAGAGGCAGATGCTGGTGAAGTAGGTATAGATGTAAGTGCAGATCCTATAATTGTGAATGAAGCTAGTTTAAATGGACTAAGCTTTGTAGGTGCTGGGACATTAGTATCTGGATATACCACTGGAAGTTATACAGATTTTAGCTTTACTACAGATTGGAACGTTAACTGTTCAGGTATTCCAACAGAAACTGATGATCAATCTACAGCCAATTTTTATAGTACCTCGACAATAACTACTGGCTTTACTCAAAGTATAACAAGCGCTGCAGCGGTTCCAATTGTAGGAAATGGAGCATTTGATAATACGGAATTATTTCGTTTTAGTTCAAATGCAGCAAATAATAGATTGATATATGAGGGCAAGAAAGTCAGGAATTTTCAAGTTAGTGCATCATTATCCGTTCGCGTTTCTGGCGCTGCAAGTAACTTTTATAGTTTTATAATTGCAAAAAATGGTACTGTAGTAGATGATTCAGATGCATTGGTTCTCATTGAAAGTGACACTCAAATACAATCTGTATCTATTAATACTGTTGTTACTATGGAGAGTGGTGACTATATAGAAATTTATGCTCAACGATTAACGGGAAGTGGTACAGATACACTTGTCGTCTTTTCGGAAAATTTGACTATTAGGTAATTTTTTTAGCAAAGGCTTCATTGGTTTTATAATCAATAAGATAGCTTTTTGTGTTGTTAGTTTACTTCATAAAAAGCGAATTTTTTTTTAATTTCTTTAAAATATTATTTTGAGATTGAAAAAAAGTATTATATTTGCACCCCGTTACGAAGTTATTACGTGACGATGTATTGAAATGCGGGCGTGGTGGAATTGGTAGACACGCCAGACTTAGGATCTGGTGCCTCACGGTGTGGAAGTTCGAGTCTTCTCGCCCGTACAAAGACCTCTCAAGAAATTGAGAGGTTTTCTTTTGCAATAAACTCTCGCTTGTAGAAGCAACAAAGCCAACTTAAAAAGTTGGCTTTGTTGTTATGTATGCGTACTAAGTATGTTGAATTCAAATTTTCGCGAAAGCGTAATTACTATATATCATCAAGTAAGTCATTTACCTCATTATTATGCACCACTGGGTTTGCACCAGCTTTACCAGCCACTAAGCTGCCCATAGCGCAAGCCACTTCAAGTGCATCATCTGCCGTTTCTCCAGATAGTAGTCCAAAGACTAGCGTTGCTAGAAAACTATCTCCAGCACCTACGGTGTCTGCCACTTTAGTTTTGAAACCTACTTGAGTGTGTATGCCACCTTTATGTAATAACATCGCTCCCTCTGCTCCTAGCGTGACACAAACGGTAGGAGTCTCAGTCATTGCACTAAGCATTTTAAGTTCATCCTCGAGTGTCTCTGCCTCTATACCCATAGCTAGGACAACTAGCTCTAGCTCTTCATCATTGAGCTTGATCATATCTGCAGCTTCCATGAGTCCTACTACCACTTCAAGGTCGTAATGTGGGGCACGAAGATTCAAGTCAAAAACCGTAAATTTAGATCGTTCTATCAGTACTTCTATTGCTTCTAGATTTACTGGAGGCGTAATTTCTTCTTCTAAGTCCAGTTGCATAGCGTCAAAATTTACGCTTTCGCGAAAAACTAGACTTCCTATAATCAGAGCG
This window harbors:
- a CDS encoding cell wall anchor protein; translated protein: MTAQVGINTTSPDPSSVLDIQSEVGGLLTPRMTTTQRLAISSPAQGLLVYDTALDAFYYFGAGWEEVSINNTRDNYKLVKDISDLAEELAAGGGSTYLLSSNFLYEINGSIVFNAPINMNGAYIEGVNSSQDILVNASGVALFQGSPGRMRNLTISGGSAPVFDITGTGSDLLVVNSTIFTGASTMGTLHSLGTAFFSITQYVSVNDGFKFSDIGSFFMNNVFWTTSNSGTFATVSGTFNNFQIASGRIEADAGEVGIDVSADPIIVNEASLNGLSFVGAGTLVSGYTTGSYTDFSFTTDWNVNCSGIPTETDDQSTANFYSTSTITTGFTQSITSAAAVPIVGNGAFDNTELFRFSSNAANNRLIYEGKKVRNFQVSASLSVRVSGAASNFYSFIIAKNGTVVDDSDALVLIESDTQIQSVSINTVVTMESGDYIEIYAQRLTGSGTDTLVVFSENLTIR
- a CDS encoding carbohydrate kinase, with the protein product MPNTPLKIASYGEILWDVFPDEKRLGGAPLNVALRLHSFGVDISMISSLGNDALGKEALAKIKELGLDTKFIQRNDKPTGQVNVTLDKKGVASYEIGDNAAWDNIAWTEANVAAVTDADALIIGSLVFRESVNFDAMQLDLEEEITPPVNLEAIEVLIERSKFTVFDLNLRAPHYDLEVVVGLMEAADMIKLNDEELELVVLAMGIEAETLEDELKMLSAMTETPTVCVTLGAEGAMLLHKGGIHTQVGFKTKVADTVGAGDSFLATLVFGLLSGETADDALEVACAMGSLVAGKAGANPVVHNNEVNDLLDDI
- a CDS encoding dipeptidase — protein: MKNSKEYIAQHKDRFLNELIELLKLPSVSADPAYATSTVKTAETVAQSLRDAGCDTVEICDTPGYPIVYADKIIDKNLPTVLVYGHYDVQPPDPIDLWDSPPFEPVIKKTDKHPEGAIFARGACDDKGQMYMHVKALEYMVANDKLPCNVKFMIEGEEEVGSANLAWYVERNQEKLENDVILISDTGMIANDIPSITTGLRGLSYVEVEVTGPNRDLHSGLYGGAVANPINVLSKMIASLHDDNNHITVKGFYDKVEELTQAERDKMGEAPFSLDEYKKALDIDAVYGEKGYTTNERNSIRPTLDVNGIWGGYTGEGAKTVIASKAYAKISMRLVPHQEWEEITELFKTHFEGIAPAGVKVKVTPHHGGQGYVTPIDNVAYQAAEKAYEQTFGKTPIPQRSGGSIPIVALFEKELKSKTILMGFGLDSDAIHSPNEHFGVWNYLKGIETIPYFYQYFTEMHR